The genomic stretch GACTCCGTCACAACTCTCGCAAACCCACCACTGTGCAGGGTGTATCCAtccccaaaacaaaatcaaaagaccTTGCCCAAGAGTCAGCTACGGGGGCAGCAGCAGCCGCAGCGGATAGCCTAGCAGGCGCTTTGAGCTTGGCAGCAACCAGGTCTGTAGACTCTGGGCAGATAAACACAGCCGTAGCAGGGGGTGCTATCATGGGGGCAAGGGGAAGCAAAAGCCATTTGGCCATCACAAGTGCTGGCAAGATGTCCCCAGAAAGCATGAAGGTTGTCTTGGCAGGGGCAGCCAGCAGATCCCTGGAGAGTATTTCCAGTGCACCCACCAGCATCTCCCACAAAAAGAACATGGCTATGGCAATTGCAAGAATAGAACCGACAAGCAAGTCTGTTGGAGAGACAGCAGCTGATTCAGACACAGAAATTCTTGTCTCGACCTTGCCAAGAGAAAGCCAGAAAACTGAACCTATTGCACAGCAGAAAGCCCCTGAGGGCAACACTGAAGCCaataaggaaaggagagaaagaagggagcgGAGAGCAAAGGACAGGGCTGGCAGCAGGAGCTCCCGTCACCACAGGACAGGAGAAGGTCGCCGCAAGACAGCCGGGGACAAGGGGGCTCGGAAACCAGCCAGCCGCAGATCCGCTCGggatgagaagaaggaaaaaggcacCCTCAGGGGAAGCAAACGAAACAGGACGCACAAAGGGGTCAGCCATGTCCCCATCACAAAGGAGTCACGGAGCTCCCACAAATCAGGCAGGACCCTCTCCAGCACCAGCTCTGTGTCTACAAGCAAGAGGCTTGGCAGAATCAGCTTGTTCCTGAGGAACATCAGAGCCAACCTGGCCGCAAAAGGCCTGGCATCACAGCGTGACCAGGATGTGAACATCGTGGCCAAGACCCTGGAGACCACCAATGTGGAGGCCATTATGGAGACAGAGAGTGGTCAGGCCCTGGACATCATTGGTTCTGTGACATCCGAGGTCATGGAGACAGTGATCTTTGAGGCGTCTTAAAGTACAACTCAAAGCCCCAAGCTGCAAAGGGGCCCGGGGCCCAGGGTGAACCCCTAGAATCGATTCCAGCTCCCTTACTGCAGTTTGAATAAAGAACCATTCACTCTGAGCAGGGCTCTCTGCACTTCCATACCCAGAACTTCAGGAGTGACCTCATAGTGAATTCTGTGATGTCATCGCAAGACTCCTGGCTGCACCGGATGAGGACTCCCCCCTCTCCTTGAAGTGGGTGCCCCACGGCTATAGCTGTGCTCTCCTTGTCTAGTGATAAGGGTCCTGGAtctagtggggggggggagcatcaGCCCTGGTTATTAAGACTGTCTGGACTTAGCCGTTCTGCACATATCTGTCTACCTGAGAGAAACACATGCCTATACGTGGGTGCTTCTGTTAggggtctgtgtgtgcatgtgagtcagcatgtggtggtcagaggacaacttttagagattggttttctctttctaccacgtgcgtcctggggaatcaaacccataCCATCACACCTGGTGGCTGTATTTAAGAGTACATTGGTGATTGTTCTTATAATTTTAGTGTCTCAAATGTCTGCATTGTAATAATATTTCCTGAAACATATCTTGAATTTTTTCCTTATGGAGCAATCTTAAAAAGATTCGAGAAGCCACGGCTGTTATTAGGAAAAGAAGTCTGAGAAAGATGGTAACCTCATCATCCAGTAGGCCGGGACCTTTGCAGGACAGGGTCACCCCAGCTCACTTCCTTCTGCAGAGTCCTGTTTGAAGAACAAGAGAGAGTAGGTTCAGACTGGGCTGGCTATCAGACCCTGACAGGGAACTCTAAAGGCATGGGCACTGTTGAttaagaggaggagaagggggctgggggctgggaagacTACATATAGCTGGGAACTCTGAGTTGGTTTGAACTACAGTAGACTCCTAGCCACCAGCCAACCCTATCTAAAGAGGGTCAAGACCACCCCTTTGGCTGCCCCTGCCTGCACTAAACAGACCTCCCTCCTGGAATTCCAGacctcctttcccatctccccagGCACTATTCAAACTCTTGAAAGGCTAAGCAGAATTATTTTCTCCATATCCAATCTTCAAAACTTTCCACAACTCCAAGAATCAAATTCTCAAAGCTCATGTTGGGGAGTCTGTGGGCCTTAGAGCTGCCTTAGAGTCCAGACTTCGGTTTTAagtgggggggggtgagagagagagagagagagagagagagagagagagagagagagaggagaatggcCTGGGCGCCAAGAGCTGCTGCAGAGAAAGGAAGCTAGCTCAAGACCTGCCCACACCAACCATTTCCTGCTGCCAAACAAGGCTCTTGACCCCAGCATGAGGGCCTACTGGAGTGAGTCAAGTTATTCTTAAGAAAGGAGGGAGCAGCGTGCTGATTAGATAGGACCTTGGCTGTGAGGAAAACAACCCCAGAATCATTAACCCGGAGTGCCGAGGAGACTGGGGGAgggcttcccctccccctcctgctggAGCCAAATTAATGGTTTACTCCTCAGCAGCTGCCTTTTGACGGAAAGGGGTGGGATTTACAAAGATCACACCACATCTCTTTGATTTGAGGATTTCTGCACCAGTGAGTGTAAGTCTTTcagaccaacaaaacaaaacaaaacaacaacaacaaaacaacaacaacaacaacaaaacaacaacaacaacaacaaaacaacaacaaaaaactcactACAGCACTTGGTTAAAAACGCTCCCTAGCGGTCAGGCTCTCTTCCACCCTCACGCCCTCCTCCTGGCAGGTCAGCAGATGGGCACTGAGAACCGGGCACTGAGAACATCATTTTAGAGAACTCCTTCCAGGTGCCGAGGGCCAATGCAGTGTGACACCCTTCAAACCCTGGAAGGTTTGGGTCTTTGGGGGACAGCATCTGTTTGTAGGAGGGTTCTTGAAGCCGGCGTGGGTCTGGGACAGGCCTTTGGGAATCACTTGAAGGGCAGTGTCTGATGGGAGTAAGCTCCCGCTGGCTCCAGGGTAGAGAGCTGGGGAGCATGGAGCTATCTGGAGGCCTGGGAGCCTCTAGGAAGCCTGGCTGGAAATGAGGAGCCCACAACCTAGGCAGCTATGGAAAGGGACAGGGTCAGGAGCCAGAGAAGAGATGAAAAAGGACAGTCGTCTGTCTGTCTCAGAAGACAGGAAGCATGGTTTGCAACGCCACTGCAATCGTCTAAAGTCTACAGAGTGAAAAAAAGTAGGGGTGTTTCCTCCCTTAGGaggtcagtctgtctgtctgtggataGGGCTGCAAGAAGGAAAGACGTGTGTTAGTGTGTAAAACAGCTTAGCggtaaacaacagcaacaaccaatgCAGGTGTTAAAAGGAGTGTGGcgggggtgaggggtgaggggtgaggtgtggggcggcggggggggggggtgggctttggaatCTATATTCCCTCCTAGACATTAGAGAGACCGGTGAGAAGCTCCCCCAACCTCTAGGAGTGTGGAGTTGCTCAAGAGAGCCCCTTGTGGCCACATGCTGTTACTGCCTCTTGGTGCTTAATCCTAGGGGATCCAGGGTCGATGCTTCTGAGTTGCCACACCACAGTTTGCCTAATGCTGATCCACCGATAACTGAGCCTGTCCATCAAGGGCACCACCTCTGCAGCAGGTGGAGGCCGAGGTGACCCTGGGGGAGCTGGCAAAGAGGATGTCTTTCCGGGCAGCCGCAGGGCTCCTGCTCCCTGATATTTCCTTTAAGAGCTCTAACTCAACAAAAAAATAGGTGGAGTAGGGTTAGTGTCCTGTTCCCTCAGCAGCCTGGAAATCACTTGAGAAATGGTTACTGAACACCAATTATAAGCAAGATGGGAACCATGAAAATGGCCAAACACATactcagaaacagagacacacagatacacacacagagatacatacacacacaaatacacagagatacacacatatatactcacagagagatacacacacaaatacaaaacaaactgaGATAAGGGTATAGCTCACTGACTGGAACACTTGTTGGGCATGTGTAAGGCCATTCCCCGCACCACAAAACAGAGCAGAGGTGACTGTCAGGGCAGTTTAGAAGGAGGCTTTGGTGTGAAGGGGAAGGTGAGGAGAGAGGGCAAGAGCGTTCTGCAGAAACCATGGCTTGACAAAGAGAAGGGCTTGAGAGAATCCGGTAGATGACAGCCATGGCTGCAGGTCAGGTCAAGGCATGGGGTATGTGCTCGGCTGAGCAGTGCAGGAAGATGAGATTCACTGGAATATGGTAAGGCTACACCCCAGGAGAGAGCCCAGAGTACCCCACACCTGGAACCCCTGTATCTTCATGACCTCAGATACAACCTGTGACCTAGGAGCAAGGGGGTGTGTACAGCTGGATTCTCCAGGACCAGGAGGACACAGGAAGCTCAGGCTCTTCCTGAGCCACTTTAGACAGGTTGATGTGCACTGTGGAGGTACGGTACATGTCACATGCTTCTCCACAGGCACACCAGAGTGCTCTTCTCAGTGCAGCTAAAGGACAAGTTTGTCTGTGCTGGCTGCCAGGCGTCTCCAGAGCTGCAGCATGCTCTGCAGAACCACCTCTGGGGACATGCAGACATACAGATGTATTATGATGGTCATGTCACCCCACTCTTTCTCCTACTGACACCTCGGTCCCAGAACACCAACAACTGTGGTCAAAAATGGTtcaggaagccgggcggtggtggcgcacgcctttaatcccagcactcgggaggcagaggcaggcggatctctgtgagtccgagaccagcctggtctacaagagctagctccaggacaggctctaaagctgcagagaaaccctgtctcgaaaaaccaaaaaaaaagtatgaaaaaatggttcaggccgggcggtggtggcgcacgcctttaatcccagcactcgggaggcagaggcaggcggatctctgtgagttcgagaccagcctggtctacaagagctagttccaggacaggctccaaagccacagagaaaccctgtctcgaaaaaccaaaaaaaaaaaaaaaaaaaaaaaggttcaggaagaaacaaacaaatacttcctgagccctggggtcacaggtgtgtgccacaggtgtgtgtcacaggcatgtgccaccatggctggttTATGCGTGCTGTGTCGAACCCAAAGTTTTGCACGTGATAGCCAACTGAGTCATATATTCAGTCTCATAAAActaaagaggtgtgtgtgtgagtgtgtgtgcgcacatgcgcgcatgtgtgtgtgcatgtgtgtatgtttgtgtgtgagtgtatgtgtgtgcatgtgtgcgcatgtgtgtgcgtacgtgtgtgcATAGAGGCACACATGCCTGTCTGAGTTTATGTGCACCGCAAGCATGCATATGACTGTGGAGGTCACAGCGCACAGAtgccctggaagtagagttaacttttaactttttaaaaagtggtcaCCAGCTGCCCAGCTTGGGTCCTGAGAACTGAGCTGGTGTCACGCGTGGCATCATTGCTTGCGTGCACAACACCTTAACCTATGGAAGAGGGTGGTTTTGTTGTCATTCCTTAGCAAGCAAAATTAAAAGTTGGCTTCCAGGGCCGAAGATGGGGCTCAGGACTGCAGAGCAagggctactctttcagaggatccagctTTGATTGCCAGCgcccgcatggcagctcataaccatgtgtcactccagttccagaggaccctcTGCAGGAAGTGTATCACATTCAGGAagagcacccatatacataaaaaataaaaatcagacacTTCTCTTTTAGAAAAGTTGGCTTCCATCTGGGTGGAGTGTCTCCCATTCATGACCTTAGTACTCAGGCGGCTGAAGCAGACGGATCGCTGCAAGTTCAGAGTCAGTG from Arvicola amphibius chromosome 12, mArvAmp1.2, whole genome shotgun sequence encodes the following:
- the Fam71a gene encoding protein FAM71A; the protein is MTTKAESLLPYYTAQSSSGVSMFNTAMGKLQRQLYKGEYDIFKYAPIFESDFIQITKRGEVIDVHNRVRMVTVGIACTSPILPLPDVMLLARPAPGCEDFPGRGQTIKGKNRKAAKALELTRLLPLRFVRLSVHNREKQQLRLKFATGRSCYLQLCPPLEGRDDLFTYWEKLIYLLRPPVESNSSTYAIPAEDMVCIPLLDEEDKPNATVAESQGKGEPDQVSIRSLPMVTDVTGVSSAAFAGGEGLRHNSRKPTTVQGVSIPKTKSKDLAQESATGAAAAAADSLAGALSLAATRSVDSGQINTAVAGGAIMGARGSKSHLAITSAGKMSPESMKVVLAGAASRSLESISSAPTSISHKKNMAMAIARIEPTSKSVGETAADSDTEILVSTLPRESQKTEPIAQQKAPEGNTEANKERRERRERRAKDRAGSRSSRHHRTGEGRRKTAGDKGARKPASRRSARDEKKEKGTLRGSKRNRTHKGVSHVPITKESRSSHKSGRTLSSTSSVSTSKRLGRISLFLRNIRANLAAKGLASQRDQDVNIVAKTLETTNVEAIMETESGQALDIIGSVTSEVMETVIFEAS